The Fusarium verticillioides 7600 chromosome 8, whole genome shotgun sequence genomic interval TGCCACACATGCTCGGCGCTAAACATCCAGTGCCACTATAGCCCGGATCGACCGGACTGGATGGATGGCGGCGCAAAGCAGGATGAGATGGCGCGGCGGCTCAAGGCACAGGTCAAGCAGGGTAAGGAGCGACACTACGTCCAGGTTCTCAACATTGGAGGTGCAGCCAATGCGGCGAGTACAGACAGATACAACGAGCGCGATGACCCCCCGGTTTGGAAGTTTGAAGGAATCCCTGCTATCGATGCCTTTCAGGGACTGGACGTGAACTTTACCATGATCTACATGGATCAGGCTTtccccttcatcttcccttTCTACGCTCCTTCGATGATACAAGGCGGACGAGCGTGGGTGTTGGACATCCTAAGGCATAACAAGACAATGTTCCACGCAGCAATGAGCCTCAGCACGTATTTCTTCACCCTCGTCTTGTCAAGCGAAAACATGAGCGAGTACCAAGTATGTAGACAGATTATCTGGACTTAGCTTGAAGGATATGCAggtgatgccatcaagaacttgCAGACGGAGGTTCTGGCAATGAATCGGCTGGAATCCATATCGTTGATGCAGAGGGCCCGTGCCATGCAGAGTATCGCGCAACAGATGTTTCTCGAAATGGCCATGGCAAAGACGAACGAATCGAGCATGCATTTGGCCGCTGCAATATCTATATTCGAGGATATTCTTGAAGCCAATAAGGTCAACGACAGagtcgacatgatgaagatcatggccCAGCTAGAGAAACAAACATGGGCACCTCTCACAAACCAGCGCCCCGTCTGGAACACAGAACAAGCTGCCCTCCGCTTTTACTTTGCCACGTTACTCTGGGCGGATGTCGTGTCCTCTACTTCTCTACAGACAATGCCTCGACTACGGAAATACTACCCTGATCTGCTACCTCAAGATTACGGAGGTACGGCGACAGATGGTCTGTTACGTATGGAGGAATATGTAGGCTGTGAGAGCTGGGCGCTTATTGCTATCGCTGACACGGCAGCACTCGATATTTGGAGACAGGAGGAACAGAGAAATGACACGTTGAATGATGATGCCCTCATAAACCGGAAGGAGCATATAGAGAGTGTACTTCGAGACGGCTTAAGAAGACTTGATGAGCGACGCAGCACTCAGGAGACACAGCCTCAGCGCATCATTCAGAGATTTCATCTATCCAGCGATCCAAGACATCTCAGAAAGCAAGATGCAGCAACTCGTATCTGGGCCCACGCCGCCCGAATATACCTCTCCATAGCGACGCTCGGGTGGCAACCAGACAACCCAAGTGTCCGCGAGGGTGCAAGTGCGGTTCTCCGTCTgctccaagagcttgatgaccCTGCGATTCTACGCAGCGCTGTGTGGCCGTTTTGCGTAGCTGGGTGCGTCGCTACTGTAAGCCAGGAGAAAGGATTCAGGGATCTGGTAGCGGCATCTGGGTCACTGCGGTGTTTCGGAAGGGTAGGAGATGCGCTGGGGATTATGGAGTGTgtttggagaagaaggggagaaCTTGGTGTAGAGTGGGACATGGCAGCGTGCTTTGAGATAATGGGCGCTCCTGTGTTGTTACTATAAGACCTTCTTGTCGAAGATAAATCTGTAATGgaatgatgaggaagttTAACTACTAATAAATTCCTAAGGCATCCGGCGTCTCCCTCTCACAAAATCAGTTGAGCAAACAAGACCAAATGTTAAACTTCCGGTAGACTGGTAGGTGTTACTACCTGttcctcctgcttcttgcTCAAAGCTTGAGGGAAGGGCGTCAATACAGGAGAAATGTCGCCCCACCACTTATCACCATATCGCTTATACCAATCAATCGTCGTCTTAAGCCCCTCCTCAAAACTTGTCTTTTGTTTCCAACCTAACATCTTGAGTTTGGTAGCATCAACAGCGTACCTTTGATCATTGAACGGGCGGTCATGAGTATGTTTCACCCAGCGCTGAAAGTCGTTCgtatcctcaacatcaatgtCCATCTCGGTAAGAATAATATGACAGAGTTCGATATTGGAGATCTCGTCGCTGGAGCCAATGTTGTAGATTTGGCCGATCTCGCCTTTGTGGAGGATTGTATCAAAGGCATCGGCGGCATCTCCTGCGAAGAGGTAGCGTCGTGTTGGACTCCCGTCTCCATGAAGTATCACGGGTTCACCGCGATGGAGTAGTGAGATGAACTTGGGTATGATTTCTACCACCATGATTAGAGTCAACTtaacaaaaaaaaaagatgagTACTTACTCTCAGGGTACTGATGCGGCCCATAGACATTATTACTCCTCACAATAATAACAGGAAGTTTAAAGCTCTTCTGATACGAATTCACCAATATCTCTGCTGCAGCCTTACTCGCAGCATATGGATTTGTCGGCGATAGAATACTCGCTTCAGGAAGATCATCATTCCCATGCGCAACCTCTCCATAAACCTCATCGGTAGAAATGTGGATGAAGCGCTTGATTCCTACTGTTTTCGcactctcaagaaggacatggGTGCCGTACACGTTTGTCTCTGTGAAACTGTATGAATTACCGAAACTGATATCAACGTGCGATTGCGCTGCAAAGTGGAAGACTGTGTCAATGTTATAGCGATTAAGGCAGTCTAGGACTTCGCTTGGGCTTGTGATATCGCCTTGGTAGAAAGTGAAGTTGGGTTTCTCGCGGAGAGCGCGTGTGTTGTTAAGGGAGGAGCAGTAGTCTAGCTTGTCGAATGATATGACGTTGTAAACTCCGGGGTAAGTGAGGACGAGGTGACGAACGAGCCATGATGCACTGTCTTGTTAGACTCTGCCCATTTGGTTTCTGGGGGATCACTTACATAAAACCCTCGCCTCCTGTGatcatgatgttcttgacaTCTTGCTGGGGCTCGAATTTGGTGCTGCCCGTTAGAATAGGTGCGTGCTACCAGATATCCCGCTCGGGGAGAAAACTGTAGCCCATTGTTTTCGCaattgagatgatgaaacgaCAGACTGGTGGTAGATGGCTGTAACAAAAATTGTGCACCAGTCGCTATGAAGATTATTAAGATATCGATTTTTATTAACAATTAAAAAGGTGTTCTATTCTCATATCTTCTCCCCATGAATGTTTTGAACTGTCGTATTCCCGTGCAATCCCCACACCCTGCCAGGGAGAGACCCTTCAATGCACCAAACTCTATCCGTATTCTCCCCTTTGACCCCTTATCCCTGTAGGGCGGAACTAACATCCGCTCAACGCAGTTTAACGGCTGAGGCGGTAGTCCCAAGCTTCGTCTTATCCACTCTCTCCCCCCCTGTCTCATTTCCCAACGCATCAGCTGACAAAATTGACCTCGAACTGCTGGTTGCTAGACTCCAAGCCTAGCACATGAAGCTTAGACTTATGAGACATAGCAAAGTGTATGTAATCCAGATCGTCTCTCAGCTCTACCCGTCGCTCAGATCCCGCTCTCCAAGTCTTCAGTACACCACCGTCCTTGTTTCTACCTCATACTTCGACTCCTATCATATTACATAACAAAGTCGTCACAATGCCTGGAATTGATCTCAACGGTTCAAATGGCACAAACGGCCTCCACCTCCGTAGACCAAACCGCTTCCTCATCTGGGGCGGTCGCGGCTGGATAGCCGGCCTTCTGAaagatctcctcctccgccaaGGCAAGGAAGTCTACACCACAACTATCCGCATGGAAGATCGCGAGAACGTCGCCAAAGCACTTGAGCTCTACAAACCGACGCACGTTCTTAACGCTGCGGGCTGTACAGGTCGACCTAACGTCGATTGGTGCGAAGACAACAAGGCGCAGACTGTCCTTTCGAATGTCATTGGGACTTTGACGGTTGCGGATGAGTGTTCTCGGCGAGGTATTCACTGTACTGTATTTGCGACGGGGTGTATTTATCAGTACGATGATGAGCATCCCATTGGGGGAAGAGGGTTTAAGGAGACTGATGCTCCGAACTTTGATGGGAGCTTTTACTCTATGACGAAGGCGCACGTTGAACCTGTGAGCATTTCCGATCCCAGTACTATACGTGTCTAACATCATTACAATGCagatcttggcaagctttgacaacatcttgaTTCTCCGTCTTCGCATGCCAGTCAGCGACGATCTCAACCCCCGGAACTTCGTCACCAAGATCTCGCAGTACGAATTCGTAGTCGACATacccaacagcaacaccatTCTCCACGATCTGCTCCCTGCatcgatcatcatggctgaaagCAGAGATACTGGTGTTTACAACTTTACAAACCCCGGTGCCATCTCACATAATGAGGTGCTCGGCTTGTTCAAGGAGATTGTTCGACCGGCGTTTACGTGGAAGAACTTTAGTGTTGAGGAGCAGGCCAAGGTGATCAAGGCTGGAAGAAGTAATTGTCAATTGGATAGTACTAAGCTggtgaagagaatgaagGGGTATGGGTATGAGATTCCTGAGGTTCACGAGGCGTATAGGCAGTGTTTCGAGAGGATGAAGGCTGCCGGGATCCAGTAATATTCTTATCATTCTCTTTGTGACTGAGAGCAATatcggcagagagaacctagacTTATCATTCTCCGTAATCTAGTTGTAGCTTTGGCTTCAGAAATGCTCTATTTATACGATCTGGTTCACTTTGCTATCAATGCTCAATTCTTGTAACATCTTGTCTGAATTCTGAGCTAGATGTGTTGTTTCGAGGTGTCACTGGTGGCTCCCAGCTCTTGTCACCACTCAAAGTTTCCTATGGCACTTCAAGTTGTTAGGTTCCTTTTAAGTGAGCTCTCTTATCGGAAACCACCTCAAGAAACATGATAAAGATGGCACCTTCTCATTATTTCTATGCTGACTAGTTATTTCCAAAtgccaaactcatcctcattTACCAATTTTGCGCACAATCCCCCGGCACAAACGGCGCCCAATCCATATCCAGAATCATCTTCGCCTCAGGGCAATAATTGTAGATATGCTCCCGTCTCTGCTTCGTCCCCCAGATAGCCCCATGCATCCACCCCGCTCCACCAATATGATATCCCATAGGCTCATAGGACCCATCCCGCCAATCATCAATCCCTTTCACCCACTGCCCCGGTCGTCCAGGttgctccagctgcttcatcatgttcaCATGCTCacactcatcatcatcatagtCACCCTCGCATTCCGGCTGGGGTACTATCTCCCCAGGGCCGCCGTTCATCTCGCCTGAGAAAAGCTGGGATACAGAGCCATTTGCGACTCGACCGTCGACATGATGGCCCAGGCGTGCAGAGAGCCAGACATCCTCTGGCTCGCTGTTATTGGCGCGCTGTTGGTTCTGCAGAATGCTGACGATACTGCTTACCCGACGAATCGACAGCCCGCCGTTCCCACCGTATCTTCCTCTTGTATCCCACGGCGCTCCAACATAGTCATACCCCAAAAACTCATCAATAGTGCGTTTATTATTCGCACAGAGTATCGAGTCCGTCTGAAACACAAGCAGCATCTCCGCAGGCTGCAGCACAGTATCATACAGCCATAGATTCGTCAAGAAGCGAGAAATCATCTCTTGACCGGCAGTGCTCATATTCGAGGGTATATACGTCAAGTCCAATTTCCCAGACTTGACGTGCTCGCGCATTGCGGCGGAGGAGTTCACATGTGCTACTGACTCGTTGGAGCCCATGAAGCGGAACTTCCAGTCTGGCGGCATCTGGTACATGAATTTGAGGATCAGAGGGGCGATGATGGGCTGCGGTCTGTTTTCGATGAGGAGAGCGACTTTGGACTCGTTGTATATGGATT includes:
- a CDS encoding dTDP-glucose 4,6-dehydratase — translated: MITGGEGFIASWLVRHLVLTYPGVYNVISFDKLDYCSSLNNTRALREKPNFTFYQGDITSPSEVLDCLNRYNIDTVFHFAAQSHVDISFGNSYSFTETNVYGTHVLLESAKTVGIKRFIHISTDEVYGEVAHGNDDLPEASILSPTNPYAASKAAAEILVNSYQKSFKLPVIIVRSNNVYGPHQYPEKIIPKFISLLHRGEPVILHGDGSPTRRYLFAGDAADAFDTILHKGEIGQIYNIGSSDEISNIELCHIILTEMDIDVEDTNDFQRWVKHTHDRPFNDQRYAVDATKLKMLGWKQKTSFEEGLKTTIDWYKRYGDKWWGDISPVLTPFPQALSKKQEEQVVTPTSLPEV
- a CDS encoding dTDP-glucose 4,6-dehydratase encodes the protein MPGIDLNGSNGTNGLHLRRPNRFLIWGGRGWIAGLLKDLLLRQGKEVYTTTIRMEDRENVAKALELYKPTHVLNAAGCTGRPNVDWCEDNKAQTVLSNVIGTLTVADECSRRGIHCTVFATGCIYQYDDEHPIGGRGFKETDAPNFDGSFYSMTKAHVEPILASFDNILILRLRMPVSDDLNPRNFVTKISQYEFVVDIPNSNTILHDLLPASIIMAESRDTGVYNFTNPGAISHNEVLGLFKEIVRPAFTWKNFSVEEQAKVIKAGRSNCQLDSTKLVKRMKGYGYEIPEVHEAYRQCFERMKAAGIQ